TTAGGTGCAGCAAAAGCACTTGGAGCAATAAAACCAAAGGGATTAGAAATTCATTTTATTGTGGCTGCTTGCGAAAACATGATAAATGGATCTGCAGTACATCCTGGAGATGTAGTTAAGGCATCTAATGGCAAGACAATTGAAATAAATAACACTGATGCAGAGGGTAGACTCACATTAGCTGATGCTTTAACTTACGCATCCAATTTAAAACCGGATTCAATCATAGATCTCGCCACTTTAACAGGAGCTATTGTTGTTGCATTAGGGAATGATGTAGCTGGATTCTGGAGCAATAATGATGATCTAGCAAATGGCCTAAAAGCTGCATCAAGTCAATCTGGAGAAGAATTATGGCAAATGCCTTTACAAAAATCTTATAAAGAAGGGTTAAAGTCTCATATAGCTGACATGAAAAATACAGGTCCTAGAGCAGGTGGGTCAATAACCGCTGCTTTGTTTTTAGAGGAATTCTTTGATAAAGAGATTAAATGGGCTCATATTGATATTGCTGGGACTTGTTGGACTGATAAAAATAAGGGAATTAATCCATCAGGTGCAACCGGTTTTGGAGTTAAAACTCTTGTTCAATGGATTAAAAATAAATAAATATATTTCAATCATTTATTCCAAAGATTTATTGATCTAGCGTTATCACCCCATAATTTATCCAACCTCTGATCTCTCCCACATGAGAATCTATAGAACTTATATTTCAATTCATTTTTCTCTGCAAAATCCTGGTGATATTCTTCAGCCAACCAAAATTGACCTTTGAATTTTAGTTTTACAGCTATTTTTTCTAATGGCACATGCAATTCATTAGAGGCGGAAACAATTGCATTTATTGCATCACTTTCCTCAGTTGCATTTTTAAAAAAGATCACTGGCCTATAAGAATCTCCACGATCACAAAATTGACCTTTGCCGTCCAGAGGATCAATATTTCTGAAATAGAGCCTAAGTATCTCGGGTAAAGTTACCAATTTGGAATCATAGTCTACCAAAACCACTTCCTGATGTCCTTCATGATTTTCGTAAGTAGGATTTTGCAAATCTCCACCTGAATAGCCACTTTGTACGAAATTTATCCCCTTTAATGACTCTAAATCATGTTCTAAACACCAAAAACAACCTCCTGCAAGAATCAATTCCTCTGCAAAAGCGTTTAAAGGGTTAACAAATATTGAAAGAGCAACTATTAGAGATAAGAGGTATTTCATTTCTTCATTATAAAGTTCAAATAATGGAATTAATAATCTCTTTAGCAGCTCTTTGAACTACACCCTCTTCGCCTAATTCTTTTTTTAAAAAGGCATAGCCTTTTTTAATTTTTATTTTTTCTGATTTACCTTCAAGAATCCTACAAGATTTGTAGAAGATTTTCTTCTCGTCAAACTCTCTCTGTACAAATTCAGGAATTATTAGCTTATTAACTAACAAATTTACTGGTGAAATATATCTTACTTTAAAATTGAGAATTTTTCTGGCAATAAAAGCAGTTATTCTACTTACTCTATAACCAACTATCTGAGGTATTCCATATAAAGCTAATTCCATATTAACTGTCCCAGATTTGCAAAGAGCAATTTTAGTCAGCGTATAAATATACGGCTTTAATCTTGCGTTATCTTTTTGAGAGATCACTTGTCCTTTAACTTGATATTTTCGAAAGGCCTTTTTCAATCTTTCATCAAAAACTCTCCTACAGGAGGGAATATAGACAACCAAACTTGGATATTTTTGTTGTAACTTTCTAGCTGCCAGCATAAAAGTGGGTAAAATATATTTCAATTCTTGAGATCTTGAAGCAGGCATTAAAAGTAGGATATTTTGATTTG
This window of the Prochlorococcus sp. MIT 1314 genome carries:
- the msrA gene encoding peptide-methionine (S)-S-oxide reductase MsrA, with translation MKYLLSLIVALSIFVNPLNAFAEELILAGGCFWCLEHDLESLKGINFVQSGYSGGDLQNPTYENHEGHQEVVLVDYDSKLVTLPEILRLYFRNIDPLDGKGQFCDRGDSYRPVIFFKNATEESDAINAIVSASNELHVPLEKIAVKLKFKGQFWLAEEYHQDFAEKNELKYKFYRFSCGRDQRLDKLWGDNARSINLWNK
- the lpxB gene encoding lipid-A-disaccharide synthase, which encodes MNKKIFISTGEVSGDLHGSLLSKALLDEAKKNSIDLEICGLGGERMKKEGVKILQDTTSISAIGIWEALPLILPTIRIQKRFYKLLKRYPPDCLILIDYMGPNINIGIKLKRSKTKIPIFYYIAPQEWAWRVGNNSTTNLINFSDKIFAIFKKEAAFYKKMGGNVLWVGHPMIDLTKKLPLKKDARTILNLRPNQNILLLMPASRSQELKYILPTFMLAARKLQQKYPSLVVYIPSCRRVFDERLKKAFRKYQVKGQVISQKDNARLKPYIYTLTKIALCKSGTVNMELALYGIPQIVGYRVSRITAFIARKILNFKVRYISPVNLLVNKLIIPEFVQREFDEKKIFYKSCRILEGKSEKIKIKKGYAFLKKELGEEGVVQRAAKEIINSII